The stretch of DNA GATCGGGGTGGGAGACAACGCCGACGCCCCTTGGAAGGGCGTGCTGTCCTTCGACACCTCCGCCCTGCCCGACGGGGCGACGGTGACGGGGGCGAGGCTGACCCTGCGGTACAGCCTGGCGCCCAACGGCAATCCCTGGACGGGTGGAGCGGTCCTGACCGCCGACCTGCGAAGTGGCTGCCTGGGGGCAGGCTGCGCGCTAGGGACGGACGATTTCGCGGCGACCGTCACCACGGCGGGGGCGGCGACCTTCACCACTCCGGCGAGTACCGCCACGGGCACGGTGCTGACCGCCGACCTGGGCCCGGCGGCCCTGGGTGCCGTGAACCGCACGGGCCGCACGCAGGTCAGGCTGAGCTTCACGGGGGGCACGGCGGGGAACAACGGCCTGAGCGACTACCTGACCCTGGGCGAGGGCGCGCAGGTGACCCTGGAGGTCAGCTACCGGTAGGCGGAAGGGTCCCCGCCCTTGTGCTGGGCGCCTTCCCCAGGACCTCAGGCAGGTCCACCCGCACAGCAGGACTCCCGACGGAACGGCCCCACTCCATCGGCGACACTGCCCCCATGACGCGCCTGATCGTGCATATGGACATGGACGCCTTCTACGCCTCGGTCGAGGTCCGCGATCAGCCGGAGTTGAGGGAGAAGCCCGTCGCCGTCATCGTTCCGGGTCGCCGGGGCGCGGTGATGACCGCCAATTACGTTGCGCGGAGCTTCGGTGTGAAGAGCGCGATGCCCGTGCACCTCGCCCGGCAACGTTGCCCGGGGCTCGTCCTGATTCCTCAGCGCATGGACGTGTACCGCGCCGTCTCCGCCTAGATTCACGGCCTCTTCTCTCGGTACACCGAGGTCATTGAACCGCTGGCGCTGGACGAGGCCTCCCTCGACATGACAGCAGAGGGGCGAACGCTCGCTCAGGCCGAGGAGCTGGCCCGCAGCATCCAGGCCGACATCCTGGCGGAGACGGCGCTGACCTGTTCGGCCGGGGTGTCGGTGAACAAGTTCCTCGCCAAGCTGGCGAGCGGGATGAAGAAGCCCGCGGGCCTGACCGTCATCCCTCCCGGGGAGGTGGACGCCCTGCTCGCCGCCCTGCCGGTCGAAGAGTTCTACGGGGTGGGGCCGGTGATCGCGGGGAAACTTCAGGCGCAGGGCATCCACACGGGGGCGGAGCTGCGTGCGAGGTCCCTGGCGGAACTGCAAGCCATCCTGGGAGCGGGCAAACGCGTTCTACCCCCAAGCGCCCGAAAACGTCCGTTAAGCGCTGGGCCCCTGCTCCTGCTCAGGAGCGGAGGCGGCTGAGGTCGAAGTGGTAGCGCCCGAAGGGGTTGATGTGCTTGCGCAACAGCGGCGTCGTCAGGGCCAGCACCTCGTCCGGCAGTTCATGCCCCTTGGCCCGCAGCTTCGCCACCACCCCCTCGACGGTCAGGATGTTCCACGCGACCACGGCGTTGTGCAGCACGGCCAACGCACTGAAGCTCTGCGCCTGATCCCCGAACTCCCGCCCCCGCAGGGCCCCTTCCTGCCCGAAGAACAGAAACCGCGACAGGTCGTTCGCCGCCTCCCCCTTGTTCAGTTCCCGCGTCTGGGCCCGGCGGTACGCCTCGCTGTCCACGGTCCGCAGGATGTGCATGGTCTTCTCCGCCCGCCCGATCTCCGCCAGCGCCTGGTGGATGCGGTTCTGCCGGGCGTAGGACCCCAGCCGGTGCAGGATCAGCGAAGCGGTCGCCGTCCCCGTCTTGATCGAGGCCACCACCCGCACCACGTCGTCCCAGGCCTCGCGCACCACGTGGGGCTTGATCGTGCCCTTGAGGATGGGATCGAGATGCGCGTACATCTTGCCCCGGTCGAGCTTGTACAGCGTCTGCTCATGCACCCGGGCGATGCGCGGCGCCAGCTCCTTGTCCAGCAGTGAGGCTGAGGCCATCACCACCTCAGAAAAGCCGTGCGAGTCGGTCACGACTCGCCGAGGGTCGAGTTCGGTCCCGTGCTCCAAGAGGCCGTCCAGCACAAAGGTCGCTTCCCGCAACCGCACGGGAATGGGCTGCTGGTACAGCCGCAAGGAGGTGTCGGTCGTGTGGGCATACATGGTCACGCCCCGCGCCCCGAGCAGGTGGCTGTAGTCCGCAGCCAGGATGTTGACCGGCACATAGAAGCGCATTCCGTCGGCACTGCACATGTCCCCACGCCCGTAGACCGCGGCCATCGGCAAGCCCGACGCGAAGTTCACGAGGTCCACGCTGGCGGCGCGCAGGGCGTCCTCGGTGAGGTACCAGTCGGCCGCCAGGCTGATCTCGCGGGCGGACAGGTCCGACGCTGCCGCCATCCTCGCCGGGCCGATGTTGCAGCCCACCGCCATCAGGGCGGCCAGGACATTGCGCCGCCGCACGTTGCGGGGCAGTTTTGACCCTTCCCCGCTGTGGAGGAAGTGCCCGAGGATGTCCAGCCGCGCGTCCAACTCGATCACGATGTCGAGCAGTTCGCGCCCCGGCATCGCGTTCTCGATCAGGGCCTTGGCGGCTTTCACGTTGATCTGGGTGTTGTTCGCCCGGGTCGGCGCCAATCGCCACGTCCCTTTCTCCCGGTCCAGGGTCAGGGCCTCGTTCCTGGGCACCCCCGTGTTCACGTTCTGCGTGACCGTGTGCAACCGCTCGTCGAGGGCTTGCAGGTAGGTCCCCGCGTCCAGCGGCAGGCCCAGCGCCCCGTAATGTCCCTCCCGTTCCCGCTGCCAGTCCTCCCTGGGAATGAGGTACTGCTCGAAGTCGGCCCAGCGCCGCGAGTGCCGCACCGTCACGTCCCCCGACTTCAGCTTCTCAACCAATGTGGACAGCAGCGCTAGCTCGTAGTGGGGCCGGGACACCTCCACCTCGCGCCCGACCCGCCTCACCACGCAGCCCTGCCACTTCGGGGGCAACCATCCCAGGGGCACGTCCACGCCGAATTTGCGCTTGCCCGCCGCGTTGAACTCGCGCATGAAGGTGACCGCTTCTCCCAGCCGCGCGCTGTTCGACCACGCCAGGGGCATCACGGCCAGCAACGTCGGGGAGAAGCGCCGCGTGAACTCCCACGACCGGGCGGTGAACGCGTGGTGGGAGCCGTCGTCTCCTTCCCGCAGCAGGCGGCTGCCCTCCACCAGCCGCCCCAGGTCCTCGCGGGAGTACCGCTCGAAGATGGCCGTTCTCAACTCGCCGTCGGACACCTCGTCGCTCAGCGCCAGAGCGCCCAGCGTCTCCACGATCTCGACCGCGCGGCGCCGGGCCTCCTCACTCGCCCGCAGCAACTCCTGGCGGCGCTTCCTGGCCTTGCCGTGGATATCGTTCATCACCTTGTCCAGGGCCTCGACCACCCCGTCGGCCGTCTCGGCGACGACCAGGGAGAGGAAGCACAGCAACACGGCGTGGCGCTTGGCCTCGGGGAAGCGCCGGAGGTGATAGGCGTCGTAGCGGTAACCCCACAGGGCGAGGTGGCGGCGCATCTGGGGGTGCAGGTCGTCCAGGCCCGGCCAGGTGGCAACGCCCATCTCCATCACGGTCCTCAGCCGGTTCAGCAGGAACAGGATGGTCTCGGCGGACTCTTTTTTGGGAAGCTGCTTGAGCCCTTCGAGGGGCGAGCGCGGCCAGGGCGAGGACCCGGATTCATCCTTGGGCACGGCGAGGAGGGCATCCAGTTGTTCGCCCTGCCCGGGCGTCAGGCCCCGGGTCAGCGTAACGAAGCTGTCGTTCAGGGCGGCCTCGCGGGCGTGGGCGATCAGGTCCCGCAGGGTCGTGCGCCCGGGGCGCACGATCTTGTGGTTCAGCAGCCAGGCGTGCCCGGCCTTGCGGAGCACCTCGGTTCTGGGGATGACCCGGGCCTCCTGACACAAGAAGGCGAGCAGCCCGGCCCGCTCGGCTTCCCCGCAGCGCACAAAACCCAGGTGGGCGCGGATACGCTCCAGATGAACCCGCCGGGTCTTTTCTTCCCCTGGATAGGCACTGAGGCCGATGGACAGCACCCCGAGTTGCGCCGCGAGGGTGTCGAGCACCGCGCCGGGCACCTCTCCCAGCCCGCGCAGAAAGAAGCCCTGCCAGCGCAGGGTGCAGAGCTGCACGGCGAAGCCCAGCTTGTTGACGGTGCCCCGGCAGAGCGCCACCTCTTCGAGGTCGGGGTCGCGCAGGGTGAAGTGCCGCCGGAGCTGATCTTCGGACAGCGGTTCGGGCAGGCGATCCGGGGCGTCGTCTTGCTCCAGCGCCCCGCCCATCGCTCAGCGCCGCTCGAACGCCTTGAGGTAGTTCTCGCCCACGCCCCGCAGGCTGGTCTGGGCGTAGATCTGGGTCGTGGTAATCCGCTTGTGCCGCAGGAACTTCTGCACCTGATCCAGCGGCATCCCGGCGTCGAGCAGGATCGTCGCCACACTCGCCCGCAGCCGGTGGGGCGTGACCTGCTTCTCGATGCCCGCCCGCCCGGCCGCCGTCTTCACGAGCCGCTGCACCGCCCGGGGCGTGTACTTGTCCTGCCGATTACTCTCGAACAGGTATCCCCTGGTCCGCCCCGCGAGGTGCGTTCGCAACTCCTGGGCGAGACCCGGCAGGATCGGCACGTACCCGTCGCTGCCCCCCTTGGCGTGCGCGATGTACACCTGGGGTGGGTCCAGCGCCAGATGCAGGTCCTCGACGCGCAGGTTCACGAATTCGGAGACCCGGGCCCCGGTGTAAAAGAGCGTCTTGACCATCAGCCCATACGGCGCGGAGTGCCGGTAGGCGTGCTCGATCAGCCGCTCGACCTCGTGCCGGTCCAGGCGGTCCACGGTGCGGCGGCGCTCCCGGGGGGCCTGAAGTCCCAGA from Deinococcus aestuarii encodes:
- a CDS encoding Tn3 family transposase, with amino-acid sequence MGGALEQDDAPDRLPEPLSEDQLRRHFTLRDPDLEEVALCRGTVNKLGFAVQLCTLRWQGFFLRGLGEVPGAVLDTLAAQLGVLSIGLSAYPGEEKTRRVHLERIRAHLGFVRCGEAERAGLLAFLCQEARVIPRTEVLRKAGHAWLLNHKIVRPGRTTLRDLIAHAREAALNDSFVTLTRGLTPGQGEQLDALLAVPKDESGSSPWPRSPLEGLKQLPKKESAETILFLLNRLRTVMEMGVATWPGLDDLHPQMRRHLALWGYRYDAYHLRRFPEAKRHAVLLCFLSLVVAETADGVVEALDKVMNDIHGKARKRRQELLRASEEARRRAVEIVETLGALALSDEVSDGELRTAIFERYSREDLGRLVEGSRLLREGDDGSHHAFTARSWEFTRRFSPTLLAVMPLAWSNSARLGEAVTFMREFNAAGKRKFGVDVPLGWLPPKWQGCVVRRVGREVEVSRPHYELALLSTLVEKLKSGDVTVRHSRRWADFEQYLIPREDWQREREGHYGALGLPLDAGTYLQALDERLHTVTQNVNTGVPRNEALTLDREKGTWRLAPTRANNTQINVKAAKALIENAMPGRELLDIVIELDARLDILGHFLHSGEGSKLPRNVRRRNVLAALMAVGCNIGPARMAAASDLSAREISLAADWYLTEDALRAASVDLVNFASGLPMAAVYGRGDMCSADGMRFYVPVNILAADYSHLLGARGVTMYAHTTDTSLRLYQQPIPVRLREATFVLDGLLEHGTELDPRRVVTDSHGFSEVVMASASLLDKELAPRIARVHEQTLYKLDRGKMYAHLDPILKGTIKPHVVREAWDDVVRVVASIKTGTATASLILHRLGSYARQNRIHQALAEIGRAEKTMHILRTVDSEAYRRAQTRELNKGEAANDLSRFLFFGQEGALRGREFGDQAQSFSALAVLHNAVVAWNILTVEGVVAKLRAKGHELPDEVLALTTPLLRKHINPFGRYHFDLSRLRS
- a CDS encoding tyrosine-type recombinase/integrase — its product is MDAPRSDRNPTEVRGQIGEANFPLHEIARETARLWRRHHLDYDQTKHVVEQARRSLGLQAPRERRRTVDRLDRHEVERLIEHAYRHSAPYGLMVKTLFYTGARVSEFVNLRVEDLHLALDPPQVYIAHAKGGSDGYVPILPGLAQELRTHLAGRTRGYLFESNRQDKYTPRAVQRLVKTAAGRAGIEKQVTPHRLRASVATILLDAGMPLDQVQKFLRHKRITTTQIYAQTSLRGVGENYLKAFERR